A portion of the Paucilactobacillus hokkaidonensis JCM 18461 genome contains these proteins:
- a CDS encoding D-2-hydroxyacid dehydrogenase yields the protein MKIIMYSVLAEEKPYIEAWAQKNGHEVTQVTDDLTPETVELAQGYDGIDMQQTIPTKDPVIYQKLASYGIKQITARMVGFEMLDLKLATQYGLTVTNIPAYSPRAIAELGLTQAMRLIRQLGYFDQRMDNGDFTWNGMISREIHDLTVGVIGAGHIGGATAQIYTALGAHVIATDPVKNVELAPYLEYVDLDTLLTTADIVTIHTPLTDETDSLINAQTLKKMKSTAYFINMARGGLVDTQALIAALQQHEIAGAALDTLADENLFFEHKVTPEQIPADYKTLKAMPNVLVTPHSAFFTNTAIKNIVEIGLNDVVTIVSGNKSPNALN from the coding sequence ATGAAGATCATTATGTACAGTGTATTGGCGGAAGAAAAGCCATATATTGAAGCGTGGGCGCAAAAAAATGGGCATGAAGTTACCCAAGTAACTGATGATTTAACACCAGAGACCGTTGAATTGGCGCAAGGCTATGACGGTATCGATATGCAACAAACGATTCCCACTAAAGACCCGGTGATTTATCAAAAACTAGCTTCGTATGGCATTAAACAAATTACGGCTCGCATGGTAGGCTTTGAGATGCTAGATTTAAAGTTGGCAACTCAGTATGGCTTAACGGTCACCAATATTCCTGCCTATTCGCCACGTGCAATTGCTGAGTTAGGATTAACGCAAGCAATGCGCTTAATCAGGCAATTAGGTTATTTCGACCAGCGAATGGACAATGGCGACTTTACTTGGAATGGCATGATCAGTCGAGAAATTCATGATCTGACAGTCGGAGTGATCGGTGCCGGCCATATTGGTGGCGCAACAGCACAGATCTATACTGCTTTGGGTGCGCATGTGATTGCCACTGATCCAGTTAAAAACGTTGAGTTAGCACCATATTTGGAATATGTTGATTTAGACACACTATTAACAACTGCTGACATTGTGACTATTCACACACCGTTAACGGATGAAACTGATAGTTTAATTAATGCACAGACGCTGAAAAAGATGAAATCAACGGCATACTTTATTAATATGGCTCGTGGTGGGTTAGTTGATACACAAGCGTTGATTGCAGCGTTACAGCAACATGAAATTGCTGGGGCTGCGCTGGATACGTTAGCAGATGAGAATCTGTTTTTTGAACATAAAGTGACCCCTGAACAAATTCCAGCGGATTATAAGACTTTAAAGGCAATGCCAAATGTTTTAGTTACTCCCCATTCTGCATTCTTCACGAATACGGCGATTAAAAATATAGTTGAAATTGGGTTGAATGACGTCGTTACCATTGTGTCAGGAAATAAAAGTCCCAATGCATTAAATTAA
- a CDS encoding aminotransferase class I/II-fold pyridoxal phosphate-dependent enzyme produces the protein MLDSSYLTKRYQHPEPNILADIGTLAATTKGAIDLSIGDPDFTTPQAVIDASFEKTKQGMTHYTEANGLPELRQAIGDYYQTKFNLTFELPQIRVTVGASHALFLALAVLLNPGDEVIVPEPSFSPYPEEVKAAGGNPVILANKAENGFAIDPLAVEQLITPKTKAVIINSPNNPTGNVMSAAEAKQLAKIAEKHHIFVLADEVYSDYLMPGQEFIPFATYAPDNTVTLGSMSKSYAMTGWRVGYLIGPEYLVTAAKLVNEGITYSAPTPSQNAALYAITHADEFVPEFAAAFLERLTYIDEQVKAIDWLSATPIEGGIYAFIDIRKTGLNSVTFAERLLKLAGIIVVPGLAFGQAGEGFVRVAATQPLPVLKTAFERIKQLDVGQLTKE, from the coding sequence ATATTGGACAGTTCATATTTAACAAAACGTTATCAACACCCGGAACCAAACATTTTAGCCGACATTGGCACGCTGGCGGCAACGACTAAAGGCGCAATTGATTTATCAATTGGTGATCCAGACTTCACAACTCCACAAGCAGTAATTGATGCATCATTTGAAAAGACTAAACAGGGGATGACGCATTATACAGAAGCAAATGGGTTGCCAGAATTACGGCAAGCAATTGGTGATTATTATCAAACTAAATTTAATTTAACATTTGAATTACCACAAATCAGAGTAACTGTTGGGGCATCGCATGCGTTGTTCTTAGCTTTAGCAGTTTTACTGAATCCTGGTGATGAAGTGATTGTACCGGAGCCCAGTTTCTCGCCCTATCCAGAAGAGGTGAAGGCGGCCGGTGGGAATCCAGTTATTTTGGCTAACAAGGCTGAAAATGGATTTGCGATCGATCCTCTAGCAGTAGAACAATTGATTACTCCAAAAACTAAAGCAGTCATTATTAATTCACCGAATAACCCTACTGGTAATGTTATGAGTGCGGCTGAAGCTAAACAACTTGCTAAGATTGCGGAGAAACACCATATCTTCGTATTAGCGGATGAAGTTTATTCTGATTATTTGATGCCGGGACAAGAATTTATTCCGTTTGCAACGTATGCACCAGATAATACGGTAACATTAGGCAGTATGTCGAAGAGCTATGCGATGACTGGTTGGCGGGTTGGCTATCTGATTGGCCCAGAGTACCTAGTGACGGCCGCTAAATTAGTGAATGAAGGCATCACATACTCAGCACCAACTCCGTCTCAAAATGCAGCTTTATATGCAATTACCCATGCAGATGAATTTGTGCCAGAATTTGCGGCTGCCTTTTTAGAGCGATTAACATATATTGATGAACAGGTTAAAGCAATTGATTGGTTATCAGCTACCCCAATTGAGGGTGGTATCTATGCATTTATTGATATTCGAAAAACTGGATTGAATTCTGTCACGTTTGCTGAGAGATTATTGAAACTTGCTGGAATTATCGTGGTGCCTGGGTTAGCATTTGGACAAGCAGGTGAGGGCTTTGTCAGGGTTGCAGCTACTCAGCCATTACCAGTTTTGAAGACTGCGTTTGAACGCATTAAACAGTTAGATGTAGGACAATTAACGAAGGAGTAA
- a CDS encoding ABC transporter permease subunit (The N-terminal region of this protein, as described by TIGR01726, is a three transmembrane segment that identifies a subfamily of ABC transporter permease subunits, which specificities that include histidine, arginine, glutamine, glutamate, L-cystine (sic), the opines (in Agrobacterium) octopine and nopaline, etc.): protein MKKILHLWLAIILIVTSMAGSLAFVAPKNAQAAQTDPYLQSIKKKGYITVGLSADYPPYEFHKTIDGQDKIVGFDIDVAKKIAKDMGVKLKIDEMQFDGLLGALKTGKVDMIISGMASTPERAKEVTFSKTYLAAKQKVLIRKSDVDKYKTTMDFNNVKVGAQKQTTQEELAKTQLDGSKVTSLGKFTDLVLQLENKKIDAIVAEGPVGQAYVDQNKSLTMISPGFTNATKDTAVALPKNSPALTAQVNKSIDEIKAQKLMPKYQKAANKLMFSKQSFFKEYGSYYVKGAWLTVALAFIGVVIGTALGTLLALMRRAKIKILKWLSVIYIEYTRGTPLLVQVFIVFFGTQVVGLHVSAFVSSALAMGLNSGAYVAEIIRGGLNSVDVGQAEAARSLGLNSNLSMRYVVLPQAFKNILPALGNEFIAVIKESSIVSVVGVGELMFQTGVIQGASFKPFLPLIFTSLIYFVLTFGLSRLLSLVEKRYNLSDQTNIV from the coding sequence ATGAAAAAAATACTTCATTTATGGTTAGCAATTATTTTAATAGTAACAAGTATGGCCGGTAGCTTAGCTTTTGTGGCACCCAAAAATGCACAAGCAGCGCAAACCGATCCATATCTTCAAAGTATCAAGAAAAAGGGTTACATAACCGTTGGTCTGTCCGCTGATTATCCACCATATGAGTTTCATAAAACAATTGACGGACAGGATAAAATTGTCGGCTTCGATATTGATGTCGCAAAAAAAATCGCTAAAGACATGGGCGTGAAGCTGAAAATTGATGAAATGCAATTTGACGGTTTACTGGGAGCATTAAAAACTGGCAAAGTAGATATGATTATTTCCGGAATGGCTTCGACACCTGAACGGGCCAAAGAAGTTACCTTTTCGAAAACGTATCTTGCTGCAAAACAAAAGGTTTTAATCCGTAAATCTGATGTTGATAAGTACAAAACAACGATGGATTTTAATAATGTTAAGGTAGGAGCGCAAAAACAAACCACGCAAGAAGAATTAGCCAAAACACAGTTGGACGGTTCCAAGGTAACATCACTGGGTAAGTTTACTGATTTGGTATTGCAACTGGAAAATAAAAAAATAGACGCAATTGTAGCTGAAGGGCCAGTCGGGCAAGCTTATGTGGATCAAAACAAAAGTCTAACGATGATTAGTCCAGGCTTTACAAATGCAACTAAAGATACGGCAGTGGCATTACCAAAGAATTCACCTGCTTTGACAGCACAAGTCAATAAGTCAATTGATGAAATCAAAGCCCAAAAGTTAATGCCTAAATATCAAAAAGCAGCCAATAAATTAATGTTTTCAAAACAAAGTTTCTTTAAAGAATATGGTAGTTACTACGTCAAGGGAGCTTGGCTCACGGTTGCTCTAGCATTTATTGGTGTGGTCATTGGGACTGCATTGGGAACGTTGCTAGCATTAATGCGCCGGGCTAAAATCAAGATATTAAAATGGCTTAGTGTGATTTATATTGAATATACGCGAGGGACACCATTACTGGTTCAAGTTTTCATTGTTTTCTTTGGAACACAAGTAGTCGGGCTACATGTCTCGGCCTTTGTATCCAGTGCCCTTGCAATGGGATTAAATAGTGGTGCGTACGTTGCTGAAATTATCCGTGGTGGTTTGAATTCAGTTGATGTAGGTCAAGCTGAAGCGGCGCGTTCGTTGGGGCTGAATTCTAACCTATCAATGCGATATGTGGTTTTACCACAGGCATTTAAGAATATTTTGCCAGCTTTAGGAAATGAATTTATTGCTGTTATTAAGGAATCATCAATTGTATCAGTAGTTGGAGTTGGTGAGTTGATGTTCCAAACGGGAGTGATTCAGGGAGCAAGCTTTAAGCCATTCTTACCGTTGATCTTTACTTCGTTAATTTACTTTGTGCTAACATTTGGACTATCACGGTTGCTTAGTTTGGTTGAAAAGCGGTATAACTTGAGTGATCAGACAAATATAGTATAG
- the xylB gene encoding xylulokinase, whose translation MSYVLGVDLGTSAVKVSAVDRQGNIIAQESFDYELSNPKPGYSEQNPEDWVSGTTVAIVRLILNDGIKPEEIEGISYSGQMHGLVLLDENNQVLRPAILWNDTRTTKQREEIIDKMGERYIEITRNQPLEGFTLPKILWVKENEPSIFARAKTFLLPKDYLRYRMTGKIAMEYSDAAGTVLLDVAKKEWSQEVCDAFDLPISMCPPLIESIGYAGNISDSYALFSGMSEDTKVFGGAADNAAGAVGSGILSPNMVMASIGTSGVVLKYEDNADVDYKGKLHFFNHAIPDKFYTMGVTLAAGYSLSWLKKTFGPTEDFTEFVSSAGKSQVGANGLIFTPYIVGERTPYADADIRGSFIGVDGTDTRADFVRAVLEGIIFSFADIMDIFEEKGQNFDTVVSIGGGAKSPLWLQIQADIFNRKVVSLKNEQGPGLGAAMLAAVGLGWFDSVQDCSKQFVEFGKEYQPNPENVEKYKEMHKIYKQVYGATAEVSHQLLDYRRKY comes from the coding sequence ATGAGTTATGTACTTGGAGTTGATTTAGGTACTAGTGCAGTCAAAGTTTCTGCTGTGGATCGACAGGGTAACATTATTGCACAGGAAAGCTTTGACTATGAGTTAAGCAATCCTAAACCAGGTTATAGCGAACAAAATCCAGAAGACTGGGTTTCAGGAACGACAGTAGCGATTGTTCGGCTAATCTTGAATGACGGTATTAAGCCTGAAGAGATTGAGGGAATCAGTTACTCTGGCCAAATGCATGGATTAGTATTGCTTGATGAAAATAATCAGGTACTGCGTCCTGCTATTTTATGGAATGATACTCGCACAACAAAACAGCGTGAAGAAATCATTGATAAAATGGGCGAACGATACATTGAAATTACTCGTAACCAACCATTGGAAGGATTTACATTACCAAAAATTTTATGGGTAAAGGAAAATGAACCCAGCATTTTTGCTCGTGCAAAAACATTCCTACTCCCTAAAGACTATTTGCGTTACCGCATGACCGGCAAAATTGCGATGGAATATTCCGATGCTGCTGGGACTGTACTGTTGGATGTTGCAAAAAAAGAGTGGAGTCAAGAAGTTTGTGACGCCTTTGATTTACCAATCAGTATGTGTCCACCATTGATTGAATCTATTGGGTATGCAGGTAACATTTCCGATAGCTATGCATTATTTTCAGGCATGAGCGAAGATACAAAAGTCTTTGGTGGTGCTGCTGACAATGCTGCTGGCGCTGTTGGATCTGGCATTTTATCTCCCAACATGGTGATGGCAAGCATCGGTACATCTGGAGTAGTTTTGAAGTATGAGGACAACGCAGATGTCGATTATAAAGGAAAACTGCACTTCTTTAACCATGCAATTCCTGATAAGTTTTATACGATGGGTGTTACTTTGGCCGCCGGTTATAGTTTGAGTTGGCTTAAGAAAACATTTGGACCAACAGAAGATTTTACGGAATTTGTTTCTAGTGCAGGTAAATCCCAAGTTGGTGCTAATGGCCTGATTTTCACGCCATATATTGTTGGTGAACGAACACCATATGCAGATGCGGATATTCGTGGTAGTTTCATCGGGGTTGATGGAACCGATACACGCGCAGACTTTGTTCGTGCAGTGCTAGAAGGAATTATTTTCTCGTTTGCTGATATTATGGATATTTTTGAAGAAAAGGGTCAAAACTTTGACACGGTCGTTTCAATTGGCGGTGGCGCTAAAAGTCCGCTGTGGCTTCAAATTCAAGCAGACATCTTTAACCGTAAAGTTGTCAGTTTGAAAAATGAACAGGGACCAGGTTTAGGGGCAGCAATGTTAGCAGCTGTTGGCTTAGGCTGGTTTGATAGTGTTCAAGATTGCTCGAAACAATTTGTGGAATTTGGCAAGGAATATCAACCAAATCCAGAAAATGTTGAAAAATATAAGGAAATGCACAAGATTTATAAACAGGTATACGGTGCAACGGCTGAAGTTAGTCATCAGTTGTTGGATTACAGAAGAAAATATTAA
- the xylA gene encoding xylose isomerase — MAYWNVDKVPYVGTGSDLKSGLAYHYYNADEVIGGKKMRDWLRFAVAYWHTFDQRLVDPFGDGTAIRPYDKYSDPMDQALAKVDAAFEFYDKLGVDYLCFHDRDLAPEGDTLRETNANLDKIVDKIVENQKTSGMKVLWNTSNMFTNPRFVAGAGTSPYADIFAYSAAQLKHSLEIGKRVGSENYVFWGGREGYESLWNTDMKKEQEHAAKLFHLAKDYANEIGFGAQMLLEPKPKEPMTHQYDFDAATTIAFMKEYGLDKDFKLNLEGNHANLAGHTYQHEIRVAREAGLLGSLDANQGDKLIGWDIDEYPSNLYETTAAMYEVVENGSIGPRGGLNFDAKPRRSSFAPEDLFYGHIVGMDSFAAGLRVAAKMKEDKVLENIVSERYSSYNSGIGADIESGKASMADLEKYSLDKTQKDLRDATSSDHLEQIKDTINHYIVSVLGK, encoded by the coding sequence ATGGCTTATTGGAATGTAGATAAAGTTCCTTATGTAGGAACAGGTTCAGATTTAAAATCAGGTTTGGCATATCATTATTACAATGCTGACGAAGTAATTGGTGGCAAAAAGATGCGTGATTGGTTACGGTTCGCCGTTGCTTATTGGCATACATTTGATCAACGTTTAGTTGACCCATTTGGTGATGGAACTGCTATTCGTCCTTATGACAAGTATTCAGATCCAATGGACCAAGCATTGGCTAAGGTTGATGCAGCATTTGAATTTTACGACAAATTAGGTGTTGATTACCTTTGTTTCCATGATCGTGATTTGGCTCCCGAAGGCGATACTTTACGTGAAACAAATGCTAACTTGGACAAGATTGTTGACAAAATTGTTGAAAACCAAAAGACTTCTGGTATGAAGGTTCTTTGGAATACATCAAATATGTTCACTAACCCTCGTTTTGTAGCTGGTGCTGGAACATCACCATATGCTGATATCTTTGCATATTCAGCTGCTCAATTAAAGCACAGTCTTGAAATTGGGAAACGTGTTGGTTCTGAAAACTATGTCTTCTGGGGCGGCCGTGAAGGTTACGAATCACTTTGGAACACAGATATGAAGAAGGAACAAGAACACGCAGCCAAACTATTCCACTTAGCTAAAGATTATGCTAATGAAATTGGTTTCGGTGCCCAAATGTTACTTGAACCAAAGCCAAAGGAACCAATGACTCACCAATATGACTTTGATGCTGCAACTACAATTGCATTCATGAAGGAATACGGTTTAGATAAAGACTTCAAGCTGAACCTTGAAGGTAACCATGCTAACTTAGCCGGTCACACATATCAACACGAAATCCGGGTTGCTCGTGAAGCTGGTTTGCTTGGCTCACTTGATGCAAACCAGGGTGACAAGTTAATTGGCTGGGATATTGATGAATATCCTTCAAATCTTTACGAAACAACTGCAGCTATGTATGAAGTTGTTGAAAATGGTAGCATTGGACCTCGCGGTGGCTTGAACTTTGATGCTAAACCACGCCGTTCATCATTTGCTCCTGAAGACCTATTCTATGGCCATATTGTTGGTATGGATAGCTTTGCTGCTGGTCTACGGGTTGCTGCTAAAATGAAGGAAGACAAGGTTCTTGAGAACATTGTCAGCGAACGTTACAGTTCATATAATTCAGGTATTGGTGCTGATATCGAAAGTGGTAAAGCATCAATGGCTGACCTTGAAAAATATTCATTAGACAAGACTCAAAAAGATCTTCGTGATGCTACTAGTTCAGATCACCTAGAACAAATTAAAGATACAATTAACCATTACATCGTTAGTGTTTTAGGCAAATAG
- a CDS encoding ROK family protein, with protein sequence MALNKQSIRSLNEKSVLRQIFIGGPISRIQISRNLDLNKSTVSAIFNDLSERKIVVEMGQGESTQVGGRKPVMIKVNQNYGFTVNFDIGFHHLDVMGNYLDGTAFHYERFDTTKSDIRQIAALMVKTIRSFGDAATIQGLLGISVAVHGIVFENKVTYSPFIDMEDVSLYDELSAQFLVPVVLENEANLVATFQRDFSRTSNRTMDNIVVISIHKGVGAGIIINHHIYRGEHGEAGEIGRSIYTMNLADPKKAEKIENYASQDAILELIMRQKNLQQLNFGEVAALYEQHDDVVVEAINNFCSYITTMVYNTAISFNPDAIYLSSDLIENITDLLPMIQAKYEQLPGKEKTDIRLLKGAKFASLLGGCSAATHQALDITEQQLKFNYSLKNAVPDFDDQAI encoded by the coding sequence ATGGCACTAAATAAGCAGAGCATTCGCAGTTTAAATGAAAAATCGGTTTTAAGACAAATCTTTATTGGGGGACCGATTTCGCGTATCCAAATTTCTCGAAACCTGGACTTAAATAAATCAACGGTTTCAGCTATTTTTAATGATTTAAGTGAACGTAAGATTGTAGTTGAAATGGGACAGGGTGAAAGTACGCAAGTCGGTGGCCGTAAGCCTGTTATGATCAAGGTTAATCAAAACTATGGTTTTACGGTAAATTTTGATATTGGGTTTCACCATCTTGATGTGATGGGTAACTACCTGGATGGAACTGCATTTCACTATGAACGGTTCGACACAACCAAATCTGATATTAGACAAATTGCTGCTTTAATGGTTAAAACAATCCGGTCATTTGGGGATGCGGCTACTATTCAAGGATTATTAGGAATTTCTGTGGCAGTTCACGGAATTGTGTTTGAAAATAAGGTGACCTACTCGCCATTTATCGATATGGAGGATGTTTCGCTTTATGATGAGTTATCAGCTCAGTTCTTAGTCCCCGTTGTCTTGGAAAACGAAGCTAATTTAGTTGCTACTTTTCAACGTGATTTTTCACGTACTTCCAACCGGACGATGGATAATATCGTGGTGATCAGTATCCATAAAGGTGTGGGTGCAGGAATTATTATTAATCATCATATTTATCGTGGTGAACATGGTGAAGCTGGTGAAATTGGACGTTCGATTTACACGATGAACTTAGCTGATCCCAAGAAAGCAGAAAAAATAGAAAATTATGCATCCCAAGATGCGATTTTAGAATTAATTATGCGTCAAAAAAACTTGCAGCAACTAAACTTTGGTGAGGTGGCCGCATTGTATGAGCAACATGATGATGTTGTAGTTGAAGCAATTAATAATTTCTGCAGTTATATCACAACGATGGTTTACAATACGGCAATTAGTTTTAATCCCGATGCCATTTATTTGAGCTCAGATTTAATTGAAAATATTACCGATTTACTGCCAATGATTCAAGCTAAATATGAGCAATTGCCAGGTAAGGAAAAAACTGATATTCGTCTGTTAAAGGGAGCCAAGTTTGCTTCGTTACTGGGTGGCTGTTCTGCAGCAACTCACCAAGCATTAGATATTACAGAACAGCAGCTTAAGTTTAACTATTCATTAAAAAATGCCGTTCCAGATTTTGATGATCAGGCAATTTAA
- a CDS encoding ROK family protein translates to MENKKVDECILAFDIGGTSVKYGLWAEQKMVNKESFVTPKTWNALVDQFKQIRIQFEQQSVKSINGIAVSLPGSVNTVTGLIAGTSAVHYLNGFNIKQELSEQLDLPVSIQNDANCAALAETWLGNANEANLAALLVVGSGIGGAIVANGKLLTGHEYFTGEFGYAVMNSAGDTLSELGSPVKMARRFNKLNPAEKNLSGEEVFNLADAGNALAQRYVNEFYQWLSIAAYNLLVSVNPDCLLIGGGISARAGLISQVSQRVSLLMKEHDANMEVNIQACYFQNDANLIGAIYQFAIEHDDTFEG, encoded by the coding sequence ATGGAAAATAAAAAAGTTGATGAATGCATCTTAGCATTTGATATTGGCGGCACATCAGTGAAATATGGGTTGTGGGCTGAACAAAAAATGGTTAATAAGGAATCTTTTGTTACGCCAAAAACCTGGAATGCATTGGTTGATCAGTTTAAACAAATTCGAATACAGTTTGAACAACAATCAGTAAAGTCGATTAATGGTATCGCGGTTAGCTTGCCTGGTAGTGTCAATACAGTTACCGGTTTAATTGCAGGGACCAGCGCAGTTCACTATTTGAACGGATTTAACATTAAACAGGAATTGAGCGAACAACTAGACTTACCAGTTAGTATTCAAAACGATGCCAATTGTGCAGCTTTAGCCGAAACGTGGTTAGGTAATGCTAATGAAGCTAATTTGGCAGCTTTATTGGTTGTGGGTAGCGGAATTGGTGGTGCAATTGTGGCTAACGGGAAACTACTGACAGGTCATGAATATTTTACCGGTGAATTTGGTTATGCTGTGATGAATTCTGCCGGGGATACCCTAAGTGAACTTGGTAGTCCCGTTAAAATGGCACGACGATTCAATAAGTTAAATCCGGCTGAAAAGAATCTATCCGGTGAAGAGGTTTTTAATCTGGCTGATGCTGGGAATGCACTAGCGCAAAGATATGTTAATGAATTTTATCAGTGGCTGAGTATTGCGGCTTACAACTTATTAGTGAGCGTTAATCCAGATTGCCTGTTAATTGGTGGTGGGATTTCCGCGCGTGCCGGATTAATTAGTCAGGTAAGCCAGCGAGTGAGTTTATTAATGAAAGAGCACGATGCCAACATGGAAGTTAATATTCAAGCTTGTTATTTTCAAAATGATGCCAATTTAATTGGTGCAATTTATCAATTTGCAATTGAACACGATGATACATTTGAGGGGTGA
- a CDS encoding 6-phospho-beta-glucosidase — MTQTMPANFLWGGAVAAHQVEGAYHVGGKGLSVADVMSAAGNHDERTITKGVQPGYFYPNHDAVDFYHQYPADVKLFAEMGFKCFRTSIAWSRIFPNGDEDEPNEAGLEFYDRLFDECLKYNIEPVVTLSHFEMPYHLVTEYGGFRSRKLIKLFTNFAKAVFERYQDKVKYWLTFNEINNQINYDRAFTLFTNSGITVKPGENAEAIMYQAGHYEVVASAIAVQMGHQINPDFQIGAMIAMSPVYPATDSPRDVFKAQRAMQSRFWFSDVQMLGQYPGWLNKYLEAKKINLDITQTDLDNLAKGKADYLGLSYYMSFATAASDHEDAQFSYNEHDDLVTNKFVPQSDWGWQVDPQGLRYSLNWLNDRYHVPLFIVENGIGAIDQLEENHEVHDQYRIDYLSDHIEQMKLAMLDDGVEVMGYTPWSAIDIVSASTGQLSKRYGFIYVDRNDDGSGSLQRYRKDSFYWYQKVIQSNGAELK, encoded by the coding sequence ATGACGCAAACAATGCCAGCGAATTTTTTATGGGGTGGCGCAGTGGCTGCTCATCAAGTTGAAGGTGCTTATCATGTTGGTGGTAAAGGTCTTAGTGTTGCGGACGTGATGAGTGCGGCTGGCAATCATGATGAACGAACTATTACCAAGGGTGTTCAACCAGGATATTTTTATCCCAACCATGATGCCGTCGATTTTTATCATCAATATCCAGCAGATGTAAAGTTATTTGCAGAAATGGGATTTAAATGTTTCCGGACGTCGATTGCGTGGTCACGTATTTTCCCGAATGGTGATGAAGATGAACCCAATGAAGCAGGACTTGAATTTTATGATCGTTTATTTGATGAGTGCCTGAAATATAACATTGAGCCGGTTGTAACGTTGTCTCATTTTGAAATGCCATATCATTTAGTTACTGAGTATGGCGGCTTTCGTAGCCGTAAGCTTATCAAGCTTTTTACTAACTTTGCCAAAGCTGTATTTGAACGTTATCAGGATAAAGTTAAGTATTGGCTGACATTTAATGAAATTAATAATCAGATTAATTACGACCGAGCATTTACTCTGTTCACTAATTCGGGTATCACGGTCAAACCAGGTGAAAATGCAGAGGCAATTATGTATCAAGCGGGTCACTATGAAGTCGTGGCTAGCGCAATTGCAGTTCAAATGGGGCATCAAATCAATCCTGATTTTCAGATTGGTGCGATGATCGCAATGTCACCGGTTTACCCCGCAACTGACAGTCCGCGTGATGTTTTTAAGGCGCAGCGTGCGATGCAGTCGCGTTTCTGGTTTTCAGATGTCCAAATGTTAGGGCAGTATCCAGGTTGGTTAAATAAATACTTGGAAGCAAAAAAGATTAATTTAGATATCACTCAAACAGATTTGGACAATTTAGCTAAGGGTAAAGCAGACTACCTTGGTCTCAGTTATTACATGTCGTTTGCTACTGCTGCTAGTGACCATGAGGATGCACAATTTTCATATAACGAGCATGATGATTTAGTCACTAATAAATTTGTGCCACAGTCTGATTGGGGCTGGCAAGTGGACCCACAAGGATTACGGTACTCGCTTAACTGGTTGAATGACCGGTATCATGTTCCGTTGTTCATTGTGGAAAATGGAATTGGTGCGATTGATCAATTGGAAGAAAATCATGAAGTCCATGACCAATATCGGATTGATTATTTAAGTGATCATATCGAACAAATGAAATTGGCGATGCTTGATGATGGCGTTGAAGTCATGGGCTACACTCCTTGGAGTGCCATTGATATTGTATCTGCCAGTACGGGTCAATTGTCGAAACGCTATGGGTTTATCTATGTTGACCGCAATGATGACGGAAGTGGAAGCTTACAACGATATCGTAAAGATTCATTTTATTGGTATCAAAAAGTGATTCAATCCAACGGAGCTGAGTTAAAGTAA